In one Poecilia reticulata strain Guanapo linkage group LG8, Guppy_female_1.0+MT, whole genome shotgun sequence genomic region, the following are encoded:
- the ttc4 gene encoding tetratricopeptide repeat protein 4 yields MASTDVQDDSDDGMDAFMDKFKSQRYKNAFTDSNWEEEFNKIPMFMKTAPEEIDPKKYPELACLQSIIHDEDRSPEEQAKSLKDEGNSFFKEKNYKYAVVAYTAALNKKCGDQELNAVLLTNRAASHFHLGNMRSALNDAAAAKKIKPDHIKALIRGAQCCVELRNFSGAIQWCDEGLKSYPTDNKLMELRASADKHKRAAERDARKAKAKEKKLHGEKEALLGAIKERGIKLLQPKRSRPEGSDSEDEDERPSARIAQLSLDSLTPVEVTGAQVFLDEQGSLHWPVLFLYPEHQQSDFISAFCENNSFTDHLCVMFGEELPPWDTDRKYHPQNLQLYFEDEEKKTLYQVDPEMSLLKTLQHKRFFVKAGTPSFMVLVKDSPFCKQFLSGKKIHGL; encoded by the exons atggCGTCAACAGATGTGCAGGATGACAGCGACGACGGTATGGACGCGTTCATGGACAAATTCAAATCGCAGAGGTATAAAAATGCTTTCACTGACAGCAACTGGGAGGAG GAGTTCAATAAAATCCCCATGTTCATGAAAACAGCCCCAGAAGAGATTGACCCTAAAAAATACCCTGAGCTAGCCTGTCTCCAATCTATAATCCATGATGAGGATAGATCTCCGGAAG AGCAAGCAAAGAGTCTGAAAGATGAAGGAAATTCATTTTTCaaggaaaaaaactacaaatatgcAGTAGTGGCCTATACAGCTGCTTTGAACAAGAAATGTGGGGATCAGGAGCTCAATGCTGTGCTACTGACAAACCGAGCAGCTTCACACTTCCacctgg GTAACATGCGTTCTGCACTAAATGACGCTGCAGCTGCCAAGAAGATCAAACCAGACCATATCAAAGCATTGATCCGAG GTGCTCAGTGCTGCGTGGAGCTGCGTAACTTTTCAGGCGCCATCCAGTGGTGTGATGAAGGACTGAAGTCCTACCCGACTGACAACAAACTGATGGAGCTGAGAGCATCCGCAGATAAGCATAAA agagcagcagagagagatgCCAGGAAAGCcaaggcaaaagaaaagaagctgcATGGTGAGAAAGAGGCCCTTCTGGGTGCTATAAAG GAAAGGGGCATCAAGCTTCTCCAGCCAAAAAGGTCACGACCTGAAGGTTCAGAtagtgaggatgaggatgaaCGCCCATCAGCAAGAATAGCACAGCTGAGCCTGGACAGCTTGACCCCTGTGGAGGTCACAGGGGCTCAGGTCTTCCTGGATGAGCAGGGCTCCTTGCACTGGCCGGTTCTGTTCCTTTACCCCGAGCATCAACAGAGCGATTTCATCTCAGCCTTCTGTGAGAACAACAG CTTTACAGATCATCTTTGTGTCATGTTTGGGGAGGAACTTCCACCTTGggacacagacagaaaatacCACCCACAAAACCTGCAG ctgtattttgAAGATGAGGAGAAGAAGACTCTCTACCAAGTTGATCcagaaatgtcacttttaaaaacattgcagCATAAGAG GTTTTTTGTGAAGGCAGGCACCCCAAGCTTCATGGTTTTAGTAAAAGACTCACCATTCTGCAAGCAGTTTCTGTCTGGAAAGAAAATCCATGGATTGTAG
- the pars2 gene encoding putative proline--tRNA ligase, mitochondrial produces MMEPAVRQIWKRSFHNLHRPFILHKRTHSGQPEHADVSHSRHVRPPLLVSRLYQPSNLRDVGQESRLPGEMTCKSQKLMQQAGLIHPSNPGCYYYLPSTVRSMEKLIRVIDQEMQAIGGQKLDMPSLCSADLWKTSERWDLMGKELFRLKDRHSADYCLGPTHEEAVTTLVAHQTTLSYRQLPLLLYQITRKFRDEPKPRFGLLRGREFYMKDMYSFDVSEEAAHETYESVCEAYARLFARLGLRCVQVQADTGNIGGTLSHEFQLPADIGEDRLLVCGTCSFAANMETLSPDRTDCPQCRTGTLVESKGIEVGHTFYLGKKYSHIFNATFSNHQNKPVVTEMGCYGLGVTRILASAIEVMSAEEGIRWPGLIAPYQVCVLPPKKGSKVDEAATLAEELVHNLGQFLPHLRGEVVFDDRTQMTIGKRLKDAGRLGYPYVVVVGQAALEETPKFEVICQQTGETMFLSKDGLLDLLGTVETV; encoded by the exons ATGATGGAGCCAGCGGTACGTCAGATTTGGAAGAGAAGCTTTCACAATCTCCACAGACCTTTTATTCTTCACAAGAGAACCCACTCTGGTCAGCCTGAGCATGCAGACGTCAGTCACTCCAGACACGTCAGACCTCCGCTGCTGGTGTCTCGTCTCTACCAGCCTTCCAACCTGCGAGATGTGGGGCAGGAAAGCCGGTTGCCGGGGGAGATGACCTGTAAGAGCCAGAAGCTAATGCAGCAAGCAGGGCTCATCCATCCGTCGAATCCAGGGTGCTATTACTACCTTCCTTCCACTGTCCGCTCTATGGAAAAGCTG ATAAGGGTGATTGACCAGGAAATGCAGGCGATCGGTGGACAGAAGTTGGACATGCCCAGTTTGTGCTCAGCTGATCTCTGGAAAACCAGTGAGCGCTGGGATCTGATGGGAAAGGAGCTGTTCCGTTTGAAGGACCGTCACAGTGCAGACTATTGCTTGGGTCCCACACATGAGGAGGCCGTAACAACTCTCGTCGCTCACCAGACGACCCTCTCCTACAGACAACTCCCTTTACTTCTTTACCAA ATCACCCGCAAGTTCAGAGATGAACCGAAGCCGAGATTTGGTCTCCTGCGAGGCAGGGAGTTTTACATGAAGGACATGTACTCGTTTGATGTGAGTGAGGAAGCCGCTCATGAGACGTACGAATCCGTCTGCGAGGCGTACGCTCGGCTCTTTGCTAGGTTGGGTCTGCGTTGCGTTCAAGTGCAGGCGGACACTGGAAACATCGGTGGCACGCTCTCCCACGAGTTCCAGCTGCCCGCAGATATCGGTGAGGACCGGCTTCTAGTCTGTGGGACCTGCTCATTTGCTGCTAACATGGAGACTTTGTCTCCAGACAGAACAGACTGTCCGCAGTGCAGGACTGGCACACTGGTAGAGTCAAAGGGAATAGAAGTAGGTCACACATTTTATCTTGGTAAAAAGTATTCCCATATTTTCAATGCCACTTTTAGTAATCACCAAAACAAACCTGTTGTTACTGAGATGGGCTGCTATGGTCTCGGAGTGACCCGCATTCTCGCTTCGGCCATTGAAGTGATGTCAGCAGAGGAGGGGATCCGCTGGCCTGGTCTTATTGCCCCATATCAGGTTTGTGTTTTACCCCCTAAGAAGGGTAGCAAAGTGGATGAGGCTGCAACCCTGGCAGAGGAGCTGGTCCACAACCTGGGACAATTTTTGCCACATTTGAGAGGGGAAGTTGTTTTCGACGACCGCACACAGATGACCATTGGAAAGAGACTTAAGGATGCTGGCAGACTGGGCTACCCGTACGTGGTTGTTGTGGGACAAGCGGCTCTGGAGGAAACACCGAAGTTTGAGGTGATATGTCAGCAGACTGGTGAGACAATGTTTCTCAGTAAAGACGGACTGCTAGATTTACTGGGAACTGTGGAGACTGTATAG
- the insl5a gene encoding insulin-like peptide INSL5, protein MQKIAEGVAGCERLLKDSRKKKKTAEHLRGVWKSSSMRLLAVLALLFCVVVCADQARAEMQAVKLCGREFLRAVVYTCGGSXWRRFFSEPDMGGLPAGEQNSLENLSIPGSNWSKRDINNILTNLCCQVGCRKSELTYLC, encoded by the exons ATGCAGAAGATCGCTGAAGGAGTTGCAGGCTGCGAGAGACTCCTGAAGGACtcgaggaagaaaaagaaaacagcagagcaTCTACGGGGGGTTTGGAAGTCATCCAGTATGCGTCTGCTGGCGGTTTTGGCTCTGCTCTTCTGCGTAGTGGTGTGTGCGGACCAGGCAAGAGCAGAAATGCAGGCAGTGAAGCTGTGTGGTCGGGAGTTTCTGAGGGCTGTGGTCTACACCTGTGGAGGCTCCYGTTGGAGGAGATTCTTCAGTGAACCAGACATGGGCG GTCTGCCTGCAGGGGAGCAGAACAGCTTGGAAAACCTTAGCATCCCGGGATCTAACTGGAGCAAACGGGACATAAACAACATCCTGACAAACTTGTGCTGTCAGGTGGGCTGCAGGAAAAGCGAACTCACCTACTTGTGCTGA